In Lathyrus oleraceus cultivar Zhongwan6 chromosome 2, CAAS_Psat_ZW6_1.0, whole genome shotgun sequence, the DNA window GTTGTATTTTAGTGATTATTTACCAATTTtctatattattattatttgtcattCAAAAAACAATATTGTTGTTAAGATCTTGTTGCACATATTCTTGTTGTATTTCTTGTTTTTCTACAACAattttatttctgtttttctTCCTGTTTAAGTGAAACAATATTTAGCTTCCACCACTTATCGAGAGAGATACTCTATTCTAGTAGATACAAGAATATTGTTGTTAATATATACTTATTAAATTGGTGACAATCACGTTGTCGTTGACAGTTCCATAGCTTGAGAAATGAGACAAGAACTAAAAGCCTAAGAAATTTTGGCAATGTTATCTGATATACGTtcatataaaaaaaatatataaatcACAAATCATGTAACCGAACACTCAAATAGATGCATATATACAATACGGGCTTCACAAATCACAACAGAGTACATGATCAGAATCAAACATTGCCAATTAACTGTTACAACAATTAATTTTGGTGACCAAGATTTTGACATAAATTGACATCTTTATAAAATAGAATAGAAACAAATACAAAGTCCtcataacataacatgcattATAGTATCAAAATTTGCATTCATAAGCAAGTTAAACAAGGTAAGAAACCGGAGTCCTAGATGCAGACATGTCCAATTACAATTACAATAATAATATTGAAGTTGCATCAGTATTGTCAATGACAGAATATGGCTTAAGTCCAGACATTATTGCGACCTATGGAACAGCCAAGGCGAGATCCCTTCACAAATTCTCTATGGCAGTGTCCAAATTCTGCCATGCCATTCCGCCATATAACCAGTGGTGTCACTTGTCAAGTGCAAATTGCATATGGCAGAAAATAACAGTTTGTTCATATCCCAATACTATATGTAAATAGCACATCACAGAAGAATAGAGATTTGTTCAATTTCTACAATGTAGGGTAGCACGGATACAAGATAATCGCTCAGCAGCCAGCAATACAACTAAAAATCACATTGTAATCAGTTGCTCCCTGATATTGTTTATTTAAACTCCCTAGTATGAACATTAACGAAAGAAAAGTATAGAATAGGACACATCATATGTATATACACAGGCACAATCACTCTCATTAGGGTAGCGGTGCTCATCGTCAAAACGTGGGAAAAAACAATACTAGTACACATAAAGAATACTCGTCAAGCAAAAAGTTTAATTACTCATTCAGCCTTGAAATCTTTACAAGGTCTAGATTCAAAACCGCCACTTTCCCTCTTCTCCAATGAGTATGGCAAGTAGGTACCCAATATTTTGTCCCACATAACAAAGAAAGGTTGCGAGAAGTTGTACTTGTTGCCGTAGAGTTGATGGTGTACGTCGTGGTAAGCAGAGTTGTTATTGAAAAACATATGGAATGGGTTTCCGGGGAGCCATAACCCGCAGTGATCATCTACAGTTTTAATGGTGGCAAAGGAAAAGAAGAATATGGATGCTCGAGGACTCATACCAGAAAGGAGGAAAGACAAAGCTCCACCGATTGTGTCATTAAGAAGACCCTCAACGGGATGATTGTAAAGAGCTCCGAACGAATAGGGTACGATGAGTCTGTGATGTAGAGAGTGAATGTGTTTGTATAGGAACTTGTTCTGATGCATGTACCTGTGCATAAAGTATTGCCATGTGTCCATTACCAACATAGCAGTAACAAATTGTCTTGCTAAAACAAGAATAGAAGCATTCTCATTGGTACTACTTTGTGTATCACTTCCTGTCACCTACACACACAAAGTAAACACAAAAATTACAGGGCGATACGATGTTGTCAATCGTAGATCTCAGAAAATAGCAGTTTGTTGAATCAAATTCCACTACACTACGGTGATATAGCACTGCTATTTGATTAATTCTTTGTACTAAATAGTGTATCGCAGAGCAATAACAATTTTGTTTAAACTCCGCTACAGAACACTAGCCACAATTGGACAAAATGATGTTATAGTAAAACAATATTCCAAAATAAAATTCTACACAAGATTTATCTTGAAAACATTTCATAGACAGGAAATGCAAAGCCTCTAAACTGACTGAAACAAGTCAGTGTTGGTAAGAACTCACAATTTCTTTTTTCTAATTAACTAAACCGAAGAACTGCATATAGCAACTACAACCCAATTCAGCAATGGCACTCCAAGGTCTTCTTCCCCTTTTTGAGGAAAAGAAACTTACTTTGGGTGCATAACATATTTCCATCATCTAAACATATTGAATACTTAAACTCGAAAGAATAAGTAATTATGCAACATAAACATATGCCAAAACAAAATCATCATACAAAAACATAAAAAAGGAATCCACTTTTTGAATCTGAATTCTAAACAACTTGGCAAAACATACTTAGATCCTGTTAGGATAAACAACTAAATTAAGCGGTTATAACAAGTGTTTATCATACAATGCATGATAAAATAAAGTGAATATTTTTGTACAAACTATAAGTTATTTTCATAAGCTATCCTGGAGAGCTTATGCAAACATGGAAACAACTTATGGATGTTTCATATGTTGTTTCCATAAACTCTCTCAAAAAGTCTCATAAGTGCTTATTATAAGCTATCCTGGAGAGCTTATGCAAACATGGAAACAACTTATGGATGTTTCATATGTTGTTTCCATAAGCTCTCTCAAAAAGTCTCATAAGTTATTTTCATAAGCTATCCTGGAGAGCTTATACAAATATGGAAACAACTTATGGATGTTTCATATGTTGTTTCCATAAGCTCTCTAAAAAAGTCTCATAAGTTATTTTCATAAGCTATCCTGGAGAGCTTATGCAAACCTGGAAACAACTTATGGATGTTTCATATGTTGTTTCCATAAACTCTCTCAAAAAGTCTCATAAGTGCTTATTATAAGCTATCCTGGAGAGCTTATGCAAACATGGAAACAACTTATGGATGTTTCATATGTTGTTTCCATAAGCTCTCTCAAAAAGTCTCATAAGTGCTTATTGTGCTTATGTCAATAGATAAACTCAAATAAACCAACAAATAACATACAAACAAATTAAGTAATAGATATTGAAAACAATTTGTTTGTGATCGAAGTTTCCATCAATGACATGAAGGAACCAGATAGGACAGCTTATAGTGCAGCTTTGGCAATATGAAATTAACTCTAACCATAAACAATCCACAAATAAAGGAAAACTagaaaaaaaaaacttttcaAATAAAAAACAACTTACTGCAAATAAGAGGGTTGCAACCACAGCTTGAACAGCTTGTTGAAGGAGAACTCCTTTAACCACATCAAACTTAGAAACCAAATTCTTTTCATCCTCATCTTTTATTGTATGTAACCTATAATCTTCAGCAAACAACCCCAAAACAACGTAAAAACCAGAATAAATCCAATAAACTAAAAGTGGAGCAAAAGTCCCCAACATCTCATCAGAAATCTCCAAACCCATTTTCTCACACACCCAGAAGAAAAAATCAAATTTTTTTCTCCGATTTGATTTAGGTACAACCCACAAACCCCAAAATTTGCATGAATTTCAAAGTACCCAAAGAAACAAAAGGATTTAATAACAAAATTGGAAACCCTTAACCCTAACCCTCTTTATGgaaaatttataaaaaaaaaaaccttaaaatTGAAACTCTCCCTCTTCTTGTTCCT includes these proteins:
- the LOC127119526 gene encoding sphinganine C4-monooxygenase 1, whose protein sequence is MGLEISDEMLGTFAPLLVYWIYSGFYVVLGLFAEDYRLHTIKDEDEKNLVSKFDVVKGVLLQQAVQAVVATLLFAVTGSDTQSSTNENASILVLARQFVTAMLVMDTWQYFMHRYMHQNKFLYKHIHSLHHRLIVPYSFGALYNHPVEGLLNDTIGGALSFLLSGMSPRASIFFFSFATIKTVDDHCGLWLPGNPFHMFFNNNSAYHDVHHQLYGNKYNFSQPFFVMWDKILGTYLPYSLEKRESGGFESRPCKDFKAE